One window from the genome of Diospyros lotus cultivar Yz01 chromosome 11, ASM1463336v1, whole genome shotgun sequence encodes:
- the LOC127813671 gene encoding myb family transcription factor PHL11: MMERGYGGGGGGGGNQYPYENGVVMSRDPKPRLRWTSDLHDRFVDAVTKLGGPDKATPKSVLRVMGLKGLTLYHLKSHLQKYRLGQQAKKQNGLEQNKENNGTSYRDYHVSSSGATNNSSGADSEPGEMPIAEALRCQIEVQKRLQEHLEVQKKLQMRIEAQGKYLQAILEKAQKSLTLDMNCPSSTLEATRAQITNVNMALSNLMENMNGGSMNGNIIEKSILTDIRTKANGTLYSGEEKKDNKVKVEGNSINFDLNSRGSYDFFGASGSEFEAKTLAYRS; this comes from the exons ATGATGGAGCGAGGATAcggcggcggaggaggaggaggaggaaatcAGTATCCCTATGAGAATGGGGTTGTGATGTCCAGAGATCCGAAGCCGAGGCTGAGGTGGACGTCTGACCTTCACGACCGGTTTGTTGACGCAGTCACCAAACTAGGTGGCCCTGACA AAGCAACTCCAAAGTCGGTGTTGAGGGTAATGGGCTTAAAGGGCTTGACATTGTACCATTTAAAGAGCCATTTACAG AAGTATAGACTTGGGCAGCAGGCCAAGAAACAGAACGGTctagaacaaaacaaagaaaacaatg GTACTTCCTACAGAGATTACCATGTGAGTTCCTCTGGTGCAACTAACAATTCATCGGGAGCGGACAGTGAACCAGG AGAAATGCCAATTGCAGAGGCATTAAGGTGCCAGATTGAAGTGCAGAAAAGATTACAAGAGCACCTTGAG GTACAGAAGAAGTTGCAGATGAGAATTGAGGCTCAAGGAAAGTACTTGCAAGCAATATTAGAGAAAGCTCAAAAGAGCTTAACACTCGACATGAACTGCCCTAGCAGCACTCTCGAAGCCACAAGAGCTCAAATTACCAACGTCAATATGGCTCTCTCAAATCTTATGGAGAACATGAATGGAGGATCCATGAATGGTAACATCATCGAGAAGAGCATACTGACTGATATTCGTACGAAAGCAAATGGGACTCTTTACtcaggagaagaaaagaaagacaacAAAGTTAAGGTCGAAGGCAACTccataaattttgatttgaatAGCAGAGGGAGCTATGACTTCTTTGGTGCAAGCGGATCTGAGTTTGAAGCCAAGACACTTGCATATAGAAGTTAA